The following are from one region of the Mesorhizobium sp. B4-1-4 genome:
- a CDS encoding BsuBI/PstI family type II restriction endonuclease, which produces MSTLPGLLSWESVQERLKAIFPEGTPHRGYLTRDLAASTVFVALYIGAVEGSGIWLGPKHVYRFSDDQADMVSDDQRMGYASQVMKAGGRAPGTQWYQDTTREPIRDETLREALVVVGAAIERQDIPTTSSKPRYALQAGFAELFDPNLVGEKLDSATGAWQSKTLNKGALARIAIVRGGAGSAGDSLSVTFPNGETRRMKPGPSSEITKAVIEVFAPRFMGEPAILFVSESGNKVVSRDDALAKSVGLTIKADKDLPDIILVDLAPEHPLLVFAEVVATDGPINARRKKALEDLANDAGFPLEHVAFLTAYLDRSRPSFKKTVDSLAWGSFAWFSAEPDHLMELSDGKRSRLI; this is translated from the coding sequence AAAGCCATTTTTCCGGAAGGCACTCCCCATCGCGGCTATCTGACGCGAGATCTAGCCGCCAGTACGGTGTTCGTGGCCCTCTATATTGGAGCCGTCGAGGGAAGTGGCATTTGGCTCGGGCCAAAACATGTTTACCGGTTCAGCGATGATCAAGCGGATATGGTCTCCGACGATCAACGCATGGGGTACGCCTCGCAGGTCATGAAGGCCGGAGGTCGTGCGCCAGGAACGCAATGGTATCAGGACACCACGCGCGAACCGATCCGGGACGAAACCCTTCGGGAGGCCCTCGTGGTCGTGGGTGCCGCTATCGAGCGGCAGGATATACCGACGACCTCCAGCAAGCCGCGTTACGCGCTGCAGGCCGGGTTCGCCGAGTTGTTCGACCCAAATCTGGTCGGCGAAAAACTGGACTCTGCGACCGGCGCTTGGCAGAGCAAAACCTTGAACAAGGGGGCGCTTGCCCGCATCGCCATTGTCCGTGGCGGCGCGGGATCGGCCGGCGACAGTCTAAGCGTGACGTTCCCCAACGGTGAAACCCGGCGGATGAAGCCTGGACCGAGTTCGGAAATCACAAAGGCCGTCATCGAGGTCTTTGCGCCCCGCTTCATGGGGGAGCCTGCGATTCTGTTTGTCAGCGAAAGCGGCAACAAGGTTGTTTCTCGCGACGACGCCCTCGCGAAATCAGTTGGGCTGACGATCAAGGCGGATAAGGATCTTCCCGACATTATCCTCGTGGACCTGGCGCCCGAGCATCCCCTTTTGGTATTCGCGGAGGTCGTGGCAACCGATGGTCCTATCAATGCCAGGCGGAAAAAAGCCCTGGAGGACCTAGCGAACGACGCGGGATTTCCGCTGGAACATGTCGCCTTCCTGACCGCCTATCTCGACCGCAGCCGCCCCTCGTTCAAGAAGACGGTGGATTCCCTGGCATGGGGAAGCTTTGCGTGGTTCTCCGCAGAGCCGGATCATCTGATGGAGCTTAGTGACGGGAAGCGCTCGCGGCTGATTTAG